The following coding sequences lie in one Klebsiella huaxiensis genomic window:
- a CDS encoding zinc-binding dehydrogenase — MKASVYYSKNDIRYEDVEVPEIGDGDMLIKMHSCGLCGTDIHKAQHQTVTGPVILGHEVSGEVVKVGKEVTRYRVGERVVTAIHVPCFNCHYCDRGFFTLCDQFKKTNLEPGGFSEFIRIPRLHVEHLTHRIIDGLDWDRAAMIEPVACCLHGLKSANIHAKDTVLVLGSGTIGLVSAQLAALKGASTVIVSDLSRFKRKLALKVGVTHAIDPANENLEMRVAEITQGKGPDVVIIAAGVSSLVSQAVNVVRRGGRVVVFSPFDKNPVVEIDASRLFRDEISIVGTYSLTPYEMKEAIEIVEKEKINTKDMITHTWPLSRIGEAIEFAANPENDVLKVIIKADK, encoded by the coding sequence ATGAAAGCCAGCGTTTATTACAGCAAAAATGATATTCGTTATGAGGATGTCGAGGTGCCGGAAATTGGTGATGGCGACATGCTCATCAAGATGCACTCATGCGGTCTGTGCGGGACTGATATTCATAAGGCGCAACACCAGACCGTGACCGGGCCCGTTATCCTTGGTCACGAAGTATCAGGTGAAGTTGTGAAGGTTGGAAAAGAGGTTACCCGCTATCGTGTTGGCGAGCGTGTGGTTACGGCAATACATGTTCCCTGCTTCAACTGTCACTACTGTGATAGAGGTTTTTTCACATTATGTGACCAGTTCAAAAAAACTAACCTTGAACCCGGCGGCTTTAGCGAATTTATCCGTATTCCACGTCTGCACGTTGAACATCTTACGCATCGAATTATTGACGGCCTTGACTGGGATCGAGCGGCGATGATTGAACCTGTGGCCTGCTGTCTGCACGGGCTGAAATCGGCCAATATCCATGCCAAAGATACTGTTCTGGTCCTGGGGTCGGGTACGATTGGCCTGGTTAGCGCTCAGCTTGCCGCCTTGAAAGGCGCATCGACCGTTATTGTATCTGACCTCTCTCGCTTCAAACGTAAGCTGGCGTTAAAAGTTGGCGTAACCCATGCAATTGACCCTGCAAATGAAAATCTTGAAATGCGCGTGGCGGAAATCACTCAGGGCAAAGGACCTGATGTCGTGATAATTGCAGCAGGCGTGTCGTCGCTGGTTTCACAGGCGGTAAATGTCGTTCGTCGTGGCGGCAGAGTCGTCGTATTCTCCCCATTTGATAAGAATCCGGTAGTGGAAATTGATGCCAGCCGCTTGTTCCGCGATGAGATATCCATTGTCGGCACCTACTCGCTTACACCGTACGAAATGAAAGAAGCTATTGAAATTGTTGAGAAAGAAAAAATTAATACCAAGGATATGATCACGCATACATGGCCACTTTCTCGCATTGGTGAAGCCATTGAATTTGCGGCCAATCCTGAAAATGATGTCCTGAAAGTTATCATTAAAGCAGATAAGTAA
- the bioH gene encoding pimeloyl-ACP methyl ester esterase BioH — MKEIWWQTTGEGNCHLVLLHGWGLNAQVWDCITPELTSHFTQHLVDLPGYGRSSGFGALSLQEMAQQVLAKAPERAIWLGWSLGGLVASQVALTHPNRVQALVTVASSPCFSAHDSWPGIKPEVLSGFQQQLSEDFQRTVERFLALQTMGTESARQDAKALKKAVLSLPMPAPEVLNGGLEILKTADLRQPLAALTMPFLRLYGRLDGLVPRKIVPVLDALWPQSQSIIFDKAAHAPFISHPQEFCAPLIALKAQASKYF, encoded by the coding sequence ATGAAAGAGATCTGGTGGCAAACCACGGGCGAAGGAAATTGTCATCTTGTGCTGCTGCACGGATGGGGGCTGAATGCGCAAGTGTGGGATTGCATCACGCCGGAACTAACCTCGCATTTCACGCAGCACCTCGTCGACCTTCCGGGCTATGGCCGCAGCAGCGGATTTGGTGCCCTATCGCTCCAGGAGATGGCGCAGCAGGTGCTAGCCAAAGCGCCAGAGCGCGCTATCTGGCTGGGCTGGAGCCTCGGCGGGCTGGTGGCAAGTCAGGTTGCGTTAACTCACCCCAACCGCGTGCAGGCGCTGGTCACCGTCGCCTCTTCTCCCTGTTTTAGTGCTCACGATAGCTGGCCGGGAATCAAACCCGAGGTGCTGAGCGGTTTTCAACAGCAACTGAGTGAAGATTTTCAGCGCACCGTGGAGCGTTTTCTGGCGCTGCAAACTATGGGAACCGAGAGCGCCCGCCAGGATGCCAAAGCACTGAAGAAGGCAGTGCTGTCGCTGCCGATGCCTGCGCCGGAGGTGCTAAACGGCGGACTGGAGATCCTCAAAACCGCCGATTTACGCCAGCCGCTGGCGGCGCTGACGATGCCGTTTTTACGTCTGTACGGTCGGCTGGATGGTCTGGTGCCGCGAAAAATCGTGCCGGTGCTCGACGCGCTGTGGCCACAGAGCCAATCCATCATCTTCGATAAAGCCGCCCACGCGCCGTTTATCTCTCATCCGCAGGAATTTTGCGCACCTCTGATAGCGCTAAAAGCCCAGGCCAGTAAATATTTTTAG
- the nfuA gene encoding Fe-S biogenesis protein NfuA, with product MIRISDAAQAHFAKLLVNQEEGTQIRVFVINPGTPNAECGVSYCPPDAVEDTDTALKFEQLTAYVDELSAPYLEDAEIDFVTDQLGSQLTLKAPNAKMRKVSDDAPLMERVEYLLQSQINPQLAGHGGRVTLMEITDDGLAILQFGGGCNGCSMVDVTLKEGIEKQMLNEFPELKGVRDLTEHQRGEHSYY from the coding sequence ATGATCCGTATTTCCGATGCTGCACAAGCGCACTTTGCCAAACTGCTGGTAAATCAGGAAGAAGGGACACAAATTCGCGTATTTGTGATTAATCCCGGTACCCCAAACGCTGAGTGCGGCGTTTCCTACTGCCCACCGGATGCGGTGGAAGACACCGATACTGCGCTGAAGTTTGAGCAACTGACCGCTTATGTCGATGAACTTAGCGCGCCGTACCTGGAAGACGCTGAAATCGATTTTGTTACCGACCAGCTAGGCTCTCAGCTGACGCTGAAAGCGCCAAACGCCAAGATGCGCAAGGTTTCTGATGATGCCCCGCTGATGGAGCGCGTCGAATATCTGCTGCAATCGCAGATTAACCCGCAGCTGGCCGGTCACGGCGGGCGCGTCACGCTGATGGAAATCACCGACGATGGTCTGGCTATCCTGCAATTCGGCGGCGGCTGTAACGGCTGTTCGATGGTCGATGTAACCCTGAAAGAAGGGATCGAGAAGCAGATGCTGAACGAATTCCCGGAACTGAAAGGCGTACGCGATCTGACCGAACATCAGCGCGGCGAGCACTCCTACTATTGA
- a CDS encoding class II aldolase, which translates to MPLVNGKILLDRIREKRVLAGAFNTTNLETTISILNAIERSGLPNFIQIAPTNAQLSGYDYIYEIVKRHADKMDVPVSLHLDHGKTFDDVKQAVRAGFTSVMIDGAAFSFEENIAFTAAAVDFCKSYGVPVEAELGAILGKEDDHVSEADCKTEPEKVRTFVEQTGCDMLAISIGNVHGLDDIPRIDIPLLQKIAQVSPVPLVIHGGSGIDAEILRSFVKYNVAKVNIASDLRKAFITSVGKAYEHNNNEANLARVMASAKQAVEDDVYSKILMMNKDHQFLRKAS; encoded by the coding sequence ATGCCATTAGTTAACGGTAAAATTTTACTGGACCGTATTCGTGAAAAACGTGTACTTGCCGGTGCATTCAATACGACAAACCTGGAAACGACGATCTCCATTCTCAATGCGATTGAGCGCTCAGGGTTACCCAATTTTATTCAGATTGCACCGACAAATGCTCAGCTATCAGGTTATGACTATATTTATGAAATAGTTAAACGTCATGCTGATAAGATGGATGTTCCGGTCAGCCTCCATCTCGATCATGGCAAAACCTTTGATGATGTTAAGCAAGCCGTGCGGGCAGGATTTACCTCCGTTATGATTGATGGCGCAGCATTCTCCTTCGAAGAAAACATTGCATTTACTGCTGCAGCCGTAGATTTCTGTAAATCCTACGGCGTCCCGGTTGAGGCTGAACTCGGCGCGATTTTGGGTAAAGAGGATGACCACGTTAGTGAAGCCGACTGCAAAACCGAGCCAGAAAAAGTACGTACGTTTGTTGAGCAAACCGGTTGCGATATGCTGGCCATCTCAATTGGTAACGTGCATGGTCTGGATGATATTCCACGTATTGATATTCCGTTATTACAAAAGATTGCACAAGTTTCTCCAGTACCATTAGTCATTCATGGTGGTTCGGGAATTGATGCGGAAATTCTGCGCAGCTTCGTTAAGTACAATGTTGCTAAAGTGAATATTGCTAGCGATCTGCGAAAAGCATTTATAACATCAGTGGGTAAAGCTTATGAACATAATAATAATGAAGCAAATCTAGCCCGTGTTATGGCTTCAGCAAAACAGGCCGTAGAAGATGATGTGTATTCGAAAATCCTTATGATGAATAAAGATCATCAGTTTTTACGCAAAGCATCCTGA
- the gntX gene encoding DNA utilization protein GntX, whose product MLTAHSLCWLCQMPLAIARWGICSRCAASLMASEPLCPQCGLPAQAGLLPCGRCLQKPPPWQRLVAVNDYRPPLSGMIHQLKFNKRPELAPALARLLLLRIHQSRGLPKPDRIISVPLWQRRQWKRGFNQSDLLCRPLAHWMGCAWRSDALTRQRRTATQHQLSARLRKQNLKNAFQLELSVRGHHIAIVDDVVTTGSTVAEISRLLLRNGAATVQVWCICRTL is encoded by the coding sequence ATGCTAACAGCACACAGCTTATGCTGGCTATGCCAAATGCCGCTGGCCATCGCCCGCTGGGGGATCTGCTCGCGATGCGCTGCATCGTTGATGGCGTCTGAGCCGCTCTGTCCTCAGTGTGGGCTACCTGCTCAGGCAGGCCTGCTGCCGTGCGGGCGCTGCCTGCAAAAACCACCGCCGTGGCAGCGGCTGGTTGCGGTGAATGATTATCGGCCGCCGCTGAGCGGCATGATTCACCAGTTAAAATTCAACAAACGACCAGAGCTGGCTCCGGCGCTGGCGCGTCTTCTGCTGTTGCGTATTCATCAGAGCAGGGGGCTTCCCAAACCAGATAGAATTATCAGCGTGCCGCTCTGGCAGCGTCGCCAGTGGAAGCGGGGTTTTAATCAGAGCGATCTGCTGTGCCGCCCGCTGGCGCACTGGATGGGCTGCGCTTGGCGTAGCGATGCGCTCACCCGTCAGCGTCGTACCGCCACCCAGCATCAGCTCAGCGCCAGATTGCGCAAACAGAACCTGAAAAACGCCTTTCAGCTTGAATTGTCGGTGCGGGGTCACCATATCGCCATTGTGGATGATGTCGTCACAACCGGAAGCACCGTCGCCGAGATATCCCGCCTGCTTTTGCGAAACGGCGCCGCGACGGTTCAGGTATGGTGTATATGCCGTACCTTGTAG
- a CDS encoding 23S rRNA (adenine(2030)-N(6))-methyltransferase RlmJ: protein MLSYRHSFHAGNHADVLKHTVQSLIIESLKEKEKPFLYLDTHAGAGRYQLSSEHAERTGEYLEGIARIWQQDDLPAELEPYISVVQHFNRSGQLRYYPGSPLIARQLLREQDSLQMTELHPSDFPLLRSEFQKDDRARVEKADGYQQLKSKLPPVSRRGLVLIDPPYEIKSDYQAVVTGIHEGYKRFATGTYALWYPVVLRAQIKRMIKELEATGIRKILQIELAVRPDSDQRGMTASGMIVINPPWKLEQQMNNVLPWLHKKLVPNGIGHATVSWIVPE, encoded by the coding sequence ATGCTCAGTTATCGCCACAGCTTTCACGCAGGCAACCACGCCGACGTCCTTAAACACACCGTTCAGAGTCTGATCATTGAATCACTGAAAGAGAAAGAAAAACCGTTTCTCTATCTGGACACTCACGCCGGAGCAGGCCGCTATCAGCTGAGCAGCGAGCACGCTGAGCGTACTGGTGAATATCTCGAAGGTATCGCCCGCATCTGGCAGCAGGATGACCTGCCCGCCGAGCTGGAGCCGTATATCTCCGTCGTCCAGCATTTCAACCGCAGCGGCCAGCTGCGCTACTACCCCGGCTCGCCGCTGATTGCCCGCCAGCTTCTGCGCGAGCAGGACAGCCTGCAGATGACCGAGCTGCACCCAAGCGATTTCCCGTTGCTGCGTTCTGAATTCCAGAAAGATGATCGCGCCCGCGTGGAAAAAGCCGACGGCTACCAGCAACTTAAGTCTAAGCTGCCGCCCGTTTCTCGTCGTGGGCTGGTGCTTATCGACCCGCCTTACGAAATCAAAAGCGATTACCAGGCGGTAGTCACCGGTATTCATGAAGGCTACAAGCGCTTTGCGACCGGTACCTACGCGCTGTGGTATCCGGTGGTGCTGCGAGCACAGATTAAGCGCATGATCAAAGAGTTAGAAGCCACCGGCATTCGCAAAATTCTGCAAATTGAGCTGGCGGTACGCCCGGACAGCGATCAGCGCGGCATGACCGCCTCCGGGATGATCGTCATCAACCCACCGTGGAAGCTGGAGCAGCAGATGAACAACGTGCTGCCATGGCTGCATAAGAAGCTGGTACCGAACGGTATCGGCCACGCAACGGTCAGTTGGATCGTGCCAGAGTAA
- a CDS encoding HPr family phosphocarrier protein yields the protein MIRQSVRVVNSTGLHARPAASLAKIVKKYTSSLTLVNNGKEIQIKGMMSILGAGVKGNTMVDLICNGEDEHELMSELKAAFAAGFGEKD from the coding sequence ATGATTAGACAAAGTGTCAGAGTAGTGAATAGTACCGGATTACACGCCCGGCCTGCGGCATCTCTAGCCAAAATTGTGAAGAAATACACTTCATCACTAACTTTGGTTAATAATGGAAAAGAGATCCAGATTAAGGGGATGATGAGTATTCTTGGCGCTGGAGTGAAAGGCAATACTATGGTTGATCTTATCTGTAATGGTGAGGATGAGCACGAATTAATGAGTGAGTTAAAAGCAGCATTTGCTGCTGGTTTTGGTGAAAAAGACTAG
- a CDS encoding acid phosphatase — MKLQITLLTSALILALPVLAQDVPLNQAAAMANGVTPAAASPAFDALENQSLSQLRNALKGDASTLTRDQLEHAKQNKTQADKAWLKGSGYDFQAKANQQAGIELLSAFSTLPKAVIQQNLETVTAINRDAVQTSRHQALADAEGISYLYFLSDAMGPRLGKAFLTAYDKGELGKAAALIKASEVSTSAAKKHFNNPRPFLIQGNTIHLVPDDVVVKDNKPYTADGGSFPSGHTNTGYTDALLMAEMIPERFDALVTRGARYGYSRIVLGVHYPLDVMGSRMVAQRNVAHYLNDAKYRALFNEARDQLRTALEKECGTTLAECAKVPAKDDPYRDPAMREFYRFTMTYSLPQQKGEKQGLKVPEGAEVLLEAALPNLSAAQRRALMVKTALPAGYPLSGETGDQQFWQRLNLPAAYQMAAKVHQ; from the coding sequence ATGAAACTGCAAATTACGCTTCTGACATCGGCGCTCATCCTGGCGCTGCCGGTTCTGGCGCAAGATGTCCCTCTGAATCAGGCGGCGGCGATGGCTAACGGCGTGACGCCAGCGGCTGCGAGTCCGGCATTCGACGCCCTGGAGAACCAAAGCCTGTCCCAACTACGTAACGCGCTGAAGGGCGATGCATCAACCCTCACTCGTGACCAGCTGGAGCACGCTAAACAGAATAAAACCCAGGCGGATAAAGCGTGGCTGAAGGGCAGCGGTTACGATTTCCAGGCTAAAGCCAACCAGCAGGCGGGTATCGAATTGCTCTCGGCGTTCAGCACGCTGCCGAAGGCGGTCATACAGCAAAACCTCGAAACCGTCACCGCGATTAACCGCGATGCTGTGCAGACCTCTCGCCACCAGGCGCTGGCAGATGCTGAGGGGATCAGCTATCTCTATTTTCTCAGCGATGCGATGGGGCCACGCCTTGGGAAAGCATTCCTTACCGCCTACGATAAAGGCGAGCTCGGCAAGGCAGCTGCGCTGATTAAAGCTTCTGAAGTGAGTACCAGCGCGGCGAAAAAGCACTTTAATAACCCGCGCCCGTTCCTGATTCAGGGGAACACCATCCATCTGGTGCCGGACGATGTGGTGGTGAAGGATAACAAACCCTATACCGCAGACGGTGGCTCATTCCCGAGTGGACATACCAATACCGGCTATACCGATGCGCTGCTGATGGCGGAGATGATCCCCGAGCGCTTTGATGCGCTGGTAACCCGCGGCGCTCGCTATGGTTACTCGCGCATCGTGCTGGGCGTGCATTATCCGCTGGACGTGATGGGCTCGCGGATGGTGGCGCAGCGCAACGTCGCTCACTATCTGAATGATGCGAAGTATCGCGCGTTGTTCAATGAAGCTCGCGACCAACTGCGTACGGCGCTGGAGAAAGAGTGCGGTACGACGCTGGCGGAATGCGCGAAGGTGCCTGCGAAGGACGATCCCTATCGCGACCCGGCGATGCGTGAGTTTTATCGCTTCACCATGACCTACAGCCTGCCGCAGCAGAAGGGCGAAAAACAGGGTCTGAAGGTGCCGGAAGGGGCGGAAGTGTTGCTGGAAGCAGCATTGCCGAATCTGTCCGCCGCGCAGCGCCGGGCGTTGATGGTCAAAACGGCTCTGCCCGCAGGGTACCCGCTGTCGGGGGAGACCGGTGACCAGCAGTTCTGGCAGCGGTTGAATCTGCCTGCTGCGTATCAGATGGCGGCCAAAGTTCATCAATAA
- the gorA gene encoding glutathione-disulfide reductase: MTKHYDYIAIGGGSGGIASINRAAMYGQKCALIEAKDLGGTCVNVGCVPKKVMWHAAQIREAIHLYGPDYGFDATINNFDWDKLIASRSAYIDRIHTSYDNVLGKNKVDVIKGFARFVDAKTVEVNGETITADHILIATGGRPSHPNIPGVEYGIDSDGFFELPALPKRVAVVGAGYIAVELAGVINGLGAETHLFVRKHAPLRSFDPLIVETLVEVMNAEGPQLHTNAIPKAVVKNADGSLTLELEDGRSQTVDCLIWAIGREPANDNFNLAVTGVKTNDKGYIVVDKLQNTNVSGIYAVGDNTGAVELTPVAVAAGRRLSERLFNNKPDEHLDYSNIPTVVFSHPPIGTVGLTEPQAREQYGDEAVKVYKSSFTAMYTAVTSHRQPCRMKLVCVGPEEKIVGIHGIGFGMDEMLQGFAVALKMGATKKDFDNTVAIHPTASEEFVTMR, from the coding sequence ATGACCAAACATTATGACTACATCGCTATCGGCGGCGGCAGCGGCGGCATCGCCTCCATCAACCGTGCGGCAATGTATGGACAGAAGTGCGCGCTGATTGAAGCCAAAGACCTGGGCGGCACCTGCGTGAACGTCGGCTGCGTGCCGAAGAAAGTCATGTGGCATGCGGCGCAGATCCGCGAAGCAATCCATCTGTATGGCCCGGATTACGGTTTTGATGCCACCATCAATAACTTCGACTGGGACAAACTGATCGCCAGCCGTAGCGCCTATATCGACCGTATCCACACCTCTTACGACAACGTGCTGGGTAAAAACAAAGTCGATGTGATTAAGGGCTTCGCGCGCTTTGTCGATGCGAAAACCGTGGAAGTGAATGGTGAAACCATTACCGCCGATCATATCCTGATCGCTACCGGTGGCCGTCCGAGCCATCCGAATATTCCGGGAGTCGAGTACGGCATCGATTCCGATGGCTTCTTCGAACTGCCGGCGCTGCCGAAGCGTGTTGCGGTCGTTGGCGCAGGCTATATCGCCGTTGAGCTGGCGGGCGTGATTAATGGCCTGGGTGCGGAAACTCACCTGTTTGTGCGTAAACACGCGCCGCTGCGCAGCTTTGATCCGCTGATCGTCGAGACGCTGGTCGAAGTGATGAACGCCGAAGGCCCGCAGCTGCACACCAACGCCATTCCGAAAGCGGTGGTCAAGAATGCCGATGGCAGCCTGACCCTGGAGCTGGAAGATGGCCGCAGCCAGACCGTCGACTGCCTGATTTGGGCGATTGGTCGCGAACCGGCAAACGATAACTTCAATCTCGCCGTTACAGGTGTGAAAACCAACGATAAAGGCTATATCGTCGTCGACAAATTGCAGAATACGAACGTTTCTGGTATTTACGCCGTGGGCGATAATACCGGTGCCGTTGAGCTGACCCCAGTGGCGGTTGCCGCCGGACGTCGTCTCTCTGAACGCCTGTTTAACAACAAGCCGGACGAGCATCTGGACTACAGCAACATCCCGACCGTGGTCTTCAGCCATCCGCCTATCGGCACCGTCGGTTTAACCGAACCGCAGGCACGCGAGCAGTACGGCGATGAGGCAGTGAAAGTGTATAAATCCTCTTTCACCGCCATGTATACCGCCGTAACCTCACACCGCCAGCCGTGCCGTATGAAGCTGGTCTGCGTCGGCCCGGAAGAGAAGATTGTCGGCATTCACGGCATCGGTTTTGGTATGGACGAAATGCTGCAAGGCTTCGCGGTGGCGCTGAAAATGGGCGCAACTAAGAAAGACTTCGACAATACCGTGGCGATTCACCCGACGGCATCGGAAGAGTTTGTGACGATGCGGTAA
- a CDS encoding YdgH/BhsA/McbA-like domain containing protein: MKLVTGIVASLVIGSLSFGAFAAKEIQKDEVAKMNLTKVGSITTSKTTSPMDAKRDLSKKADEMGGTYFVVIAGEKNEKTVHANADVYK; encoded by the coding sequence ATGAAACTTGTTACAGGAATTGTTGCATCTCTGGTGATTGGTTCCCTGTCCTTCGGCGCGTTCGCTGCCAAGGAAATTCAAAAAGATGAAGTCGCTAAAATGAATCTGACCAAAGTCGGTTCGATTACCACCTCAAAAACGACTTCTCCGATGGATGCGAAGCGCGATCTGTCGAAAAAAGCGGATGAGATGGGCGGCACTTATTTTGTGGTGATTGCAGGCGAGAAGAACGAGAAAACGGTTCACGCGAACGCGGACGTCTACAAGTAA
- a CDS encoding GntR family transcriptional regulator, translated as MSSVLKDSEIPLYMQVSEWIRENIYKGELGKGDRIPSENQIMDILHVSRGTVKKAVTMLVNEGLLVQVQGKGTFVKKENISYALGEGLLSFAESLASQHLSFTTEVIESHIENASKSVAEKLRIEPGAPILYLKRVRSVEGERVMLIENRINIALCPGITEIDFNKQNLFPTVEELSGQKIVYSESRYAAKIVGSERGHYLEVNEDAPVLHLEQLVFLENKMPFDLGNVWLKSDKYYLGTILQRR; from the coding sequence ATGAGCAGTGTACTGAAGGATTCTGAAATTCCGCTATATATGCAGGTGTCGGAATGGATTCGTGAAAATATCTATAAAGGGGAATTAGGTAAAGGTGACAGAATTCCCTCTGAAAATCAGATTATGGATATTCTGCATGTTAGTCGGGGGACGGTAAAAAAAGCCGTAACGATGCTGGTGAACGAGGGGCTGTTGGTTCAGGTTCAGGGAAAAGGGACATTCGTTAAAAAAGAGAATATTTCCTATGCCTTGGGTGAGGGATTGTTATCGTTTGCTGAATCACTTGCCAGCCAGCATTTATCTTTTACTACCGAGGTCATTGAATCGCATATTGAGAATGCATCTAAAAGCGTGGCTGAGAAACTCAGAATTGAACCTGGTGCCCCTATTCTTTATCTCAAACGCGTACGAAGTGTGGAAGGTGAAAGAGTGATGTTGATTGAAAACAGAATCAATATTGCACTTTGTCCTGGAATTACTGAGATTGATTTTAATAAACAAAATCTTTTTCCAACGGTAGAAGAACTCTCCGGCCAAAAGATAGTGTATTCAGAGAGCCGTTACGCAGCAAAAATTGTTGGTAGCGAGCGTGGACACTACCTGGAAGTTAATGAGGATGCGCCGGTTCTTCATTTAGAACAACTGGTGTTTCTTGAAAATAAAATGCCATTTGATTTAGGAAATGTCTGGTTAAAATCAGATAAATATTATTTAGGTACTATTCTGCAACGAAGATAG
- a CDS encoding galactitol-1-phosphate 5-dehydrogenase gives MKALNLYSIKDVRYEEVEKPSLVNNDDVLIKVQVAGICGSDISRFGKLGSYNPGLTWGHEFSGVVEQVGPAASGLKSGDRVTACNCFPCFVCRYCQQGHYARCADLKVLGGHKNGAFAEYILVPARNVLKLPDSMDFATASFIEPSSVVVHGLRQVDIKAGSRVAVVGCGTIGLLAVQWAKVCGAGEVLAFDTDEQKLDIAKRTGASHVFSVLDEGYLPRFQTLTEYLGVDVVIESSGNAGGIASALLLAAKGGSVVLLGIPYGDVSFPRLNFEKIVRNELKVLGSWNSISAPFPGQEWKTSIQYLNSGTINIKPLISRRVALKDVPAVFPGLYNRQDFFVKVLIDIGSCTGTE, from the coding sequence ATGAAAGCGTTAAACCTTTATTCGATCAAAGATGTAAGATATGAGGAGGTAGAAAAACCGTCCTTAGTTAACAATGATGATGTCTTAATTAAGGTCCAGGTTGCCGGTATCTGCGGCTCGGATATCTCTCGTTTTGGCAAACTGGGGTCGTATAATCCGGGGCTAACCTGGGGGCATGAATTCTCAGGCGTTGTAGAGCAAGTTGGGCCTGCCGCTAGCGGGCTGAAAAGTGGCGATCGCGTTACGGCATGTAACTGCTTCCCCTGCTTTGTGTGTCGTTATTGTCAGCAGGGACATTATGCACGGTGTGCTGACCTTAAAGTTCTCGGTGGCCATAAAAACGGCGCTTTTGCCGAGTATATACTTGTTCCTGCGCGCAACGTTCTGAAATTACCTGATTCAATGGATTTTGCGACAGCAAGCTTTATTGAGCCTTCCAGCGTTGTGGTACATGGGTTACGTCAGGTAGATATTAAAGCTGGCAGCCGGGTGGCCGTAGTAGGCTGTGGAACCATCGGTCTTTTGGCTGTGCAATGGGCAAAGGTATGTGGGGCAGGAGAAGTGTTGGCTTTTGATACCGATGAACAGAAGCTCGATATTGCCAAACGTACGGGAGCCAGCCATGTATTCTCTGTACTTGATGAAGGGTATCTTCCCCGTTTTCAGACGCTGACCGAATACCTCGGTGTGGATGTTGTGATTGAGTCTTCAGGAAACGCAGGCGGTATTGCCAGCGCTTTACTTCTTGCAGCAAAAGGCGGTTCCGTTGTCCTGCTAGGGATACCCTATGGCGATGTTAGCTTCCCAAGGCTTAATTTTGAGAAAATTGTACGCAACGAGTTAAAAGTGCTTGGGTCGTGGAATTCAATATCAGCGCCGTTTCCAGGGCAAGAATGGAAAACATCAATACAGTATCTGAATTCCGGAACCATAAATATTAAGCCATTAATCAGTCGGCGAGTTGCTCTTAAGGATGTCCCTGCTGTTTTTCCAGGGCTTTACAATCGGCAGGACTTTTTTGTGAAGGTGCTAATCGATATTGGTAGTTGTACCGGAACAGAATGA